Proteins from a genomic interval of Ferrovibrio terrae:
- a CDS encoding tartrate dehydrogenase, with amino-acid sequence MAKKHRIAVIPGDGIGKEVVPEGVQVLDAVARRFGIDFAYDHFDWSVDHYMKHGAMMPADWKDKIGGHDAIFFGAVGWPEKVPDHISLWGSLIQWRREFDQYVNLRPVRLMPGIPSPLANRKVGDIDFYVVRENTEGEYSSIGGRMFHGTEREFVVQETILSRIGTDRILKFAFELAQSRPKKHLTSATKSNGISITMPYWDERVAEMKKSYPGVKVDQYHIDILTAHFVQHPDWFDVVVGSNLFGDILSDLGPACTGTIGIAPSANLNPERKFPSLFEPVHGSAPDIAGKGIANPVGQIWCGAMMLEHLGHKDASDAVMKAIEEVLEAGPRTPDMGGQANTKDVGKAIAEAVAKG; translated from the coding sequence ATGGCCAAGAAACACAGGATCGCGGTGATCCCCGGCGACGGCATCGGCAAGGAAGTGGTGCCGGAAGGCGTGCAGGTGCTGGATGCGGTGGCGCGCCGCTTCGGCATCGATTTCGCCTACGACCATTTCGACTGGAGCGTCGATCACTATATGAAGCATGGCGCGATGATGCCGGCCGACTGGAAAGACAAGATCGGCGGCCATGACGCCATCTTCTTCGGTGCGGTCGGCTGGCCGGAGAAAGTGCCGGACCATATCTCGCTCTGGGGCTCGCTGATCCAGTGGCGCCGCGAATTCGACCAGTATGTCAATCTGCGTCCGGTGCGCCTGATGCCGGGCATCCCGTCGCCGCTGGCCAATCGCAAGGTCGGCGATATCGACTTCTACGTCGTGCGCGAGAATACCGAGGGCGAATATTCCTCGATCGGCGGCCGCATGTTCCATGGCACCGAGCGTGAATTCGTCGTGCAGGAAACCATCCTCAGCCGCATCGGCACGGATCGGATTCTCAAGTTCGCCTTCGAGCTGGCGCAGAGCCGGCCGAAGAAGCATCTCACCTCGGCCACCAAGTCGAACGGCATCTCGATCACCATGCCCTACTGGGACGAGCGCGTGGCCGAGATGAAGAAGAGCTATCCGGGCGTCAAGGTCGACCAGTATCACATCGACATTCTCACTGCGCATTTCGTGCAGCATCCCGACTGGTTCGATGTCGTGGTCGGTTCCAACCTGTTCGGCGACATCCTGTCCGATTTGGGCCCGGCCTGCACCGGCACCATCGGCATCGCGCCTTCGGCCAACCTCAACCCGGAACGTAAATTCCCCTCGCTGTTCGAGCCCGTGCATGGCTCGGCGCCGGACATTGCCGGCAAGGGGATTGCCAATCCCGTGGGCCAGATCTGGTGCGGCGCGATGATGCTCGAGCATCTCGGCCACAAGGACGCGTCCGACGCGGTGATGAAGGCGATCGAGGAGGTGCTCGAAGCCGGGCCTCGTACCCCCGACATGGGCGGTCAGGCCAATACGAAGGATGTCGGCAAGGCGATCGCCGAAGCGGTGGCGAAGGGCTGA
- a CDS encoding tripartite tricarboxylate transporter substrate-binding protein, with protein MRHLMIAAALLPVLAAAPALAQAWPSKPITVVVPYAAGGPTDTVARLTALGLSRQLNNHTVVVENATGAGGTIGANRVATAEPDGHTLLVHHVGISTAATLYRKLPYDTRTSFAPIALLTDSAMTIIARDDFPPNTLPELVAHLKKEGNKVSYGNAGIGAASHLCGMLMMSAMDVQLNTVGYRGNAPVMQDLLGKTLDMTCDQATNTTGQIKAKKVKAYAITTKQRLADLPDLPTADEAGLKGFEVNVWHALYAPKGTPEATVQKLAGAVRGLLKDAEIVKRFADINTTVASDARATPAALKAHLDAEIEKWAPLIKAAGQYAD; from the coding sequence ATGCGTCATCTGATGATTGCGGCAGCCTTGCTGCCCGTTCTGGCCGCCGCGCCCGCTCTTGCGCAGGCCTGGCCGTCCAAGCCGATCACCGTCGTGGTGCCCTATGCCGCCGGCGGCCCGACCGATACGGTCGCGCGCCTGACCGCGCTGGGCCTGTCGCGCCAGCTCAACAACCATACCGTGGTGGTCGAAAACGCCACCGGTGCCGGCGGCACCATCGGCGCCAACCGCGTCGCCACCGCCGAACCCGATGGCCATACTTTGCTGGTGCATCATGTCGGCATCTCCACGGCGGCGACGCTGTATCGCAAACTGCCGTATGATACCAGGACCTCGTTCGCGCCGATCGCGCTGCTGACCGATTCGGCAATGACCATCATCGCGCGCGATGATTTTCCGCCCAACACGCTGCCCGAACTGGTCGCCCATCTGAAGAAAGAGGGTAACAAGGTCTCCTATGGCAATGCCGGTATCGGCGCCGCCTCGCATCTCTGCGGCATGCTGATGATGTCGGCCATGGATGTGCAGCTCAACACGGTCGGTTATCGCGGCAATGCGCCGGTGATGCAGGACCTGCTGGGCAAGACGCTCGACATGACCTGCGACCAGGCCACCAACACCACCGGCCAGATCAAGGCCAAGAAGGTGAAGGCCTATGCCATCACCACCAAGCAGCGCCTGGCCGACCTGCCCGACCTGCCGACCGCCGACGAGGCCGGCCTGAAGGGCTTCGAGGTCAATGTCTGGCACGCGCTTTATGCGCCGAAGGGCACGCCGGAGGCGACCGTGCAGAAGCTGGCCGGTGCTGTGCGGGGCCTGCTGAAGGATGCCGAAATCGTCAAACGCTTCGCCGATATCAACACCACGGTGGCCTCGGATGCGCGGGCGACCCCGGCGGCGCTGAAGGCGCATCTGGACGCCGAAATCGAGAAATGGGCCCCGCTGATCAAGGCGGCCGGCCAATATGCTGACTAA
- the lepA gene encoding translation elongation factor 4 codes for MATDPSLIRNFSIIAHIDHGKSTLADRLIEACGGLEKREMSEQILDSMDIEKERGITIKAQTVRLNYHAKDGKDYVLNLMDTPGHVDFAYEVSRSLAACEGSLLVVDASQGVEAQTLANVYHALDAKHEIVPVLNKIDLPAAEPDRVKQQIEDVIGLDASDAVPISAKTGIGIDLVLEALVNRLPAPKGDRNAPLKALLVDSWYDAYLGVVVLFRVVDGVLKKGMKIKFMSSGAVHPVERVGITTPKKVMVDELGPGEMGFFTAAIKEVADTSVGDTITEDKRQAAEALPGFKPSVPVVFCGLYPIDAGAFPELRESLGKLRLNDASFHFEMESSAALGFGFRCGFLGLLHLEIIQERLEREFNLDLITTAPSVIYHVYKTDGSMEEVHNPADMPDVMQIDHIDEPWIKATVMVPDEYLGAILKLCEDKRSRQIELTYAGNRAMVVYRLPLNEVVFDFYDRLKSVSRGYASFDYQMDGYEAGNLVKMTILVNNENVDALASIVYAGRAETRGRQLCERLKELIPRQMFKIAIQAAIGGRIVAREDISALRKDVLAKCYGGDISRKRKLLEKQKEGKKRMRNVGNVEIPQEAFIAALKISDN; via the coding sequence GTGGCGACCGATCCTTCCCTGATCCGCAACTTCTCGATCATCGCGCATATCGACCATGGCAAGTCGACGCTGGCCGATCGTCTGATCGAGGCGTGCGGCGGCCTCGAAAAGCGCGAGATGAGCGAACAGATTCTCGACAGCATGGATATCGAGAAGGAGCGCGGCATCACCATCAAGGCGCAGACCGTGCGCCTGAACTATCATGCGAAGGACGGCAAGGATTACGTCCTCAACCTGATGGACACGCCAGGCCATGTCGACTTCGCCTATGAAGTCAGCCGTTCGCTGGCCGCCTGCGAGGGCTCGCTACTGGTGGTCGATGCGTCGCAGGGTGTCGAGGCGCAGACGCTGGCCAATGTGTATCACGCGCTGGATGCCAAGCACGAAATCGTGCCGGTGCTGAACAAGATCGACCTGCCGGCCGCCGAGCCCGACCGCGTCAAGCAGCAGATCGAGGATGTGATCGGTCTCGATGCCTCGGATGCCGTGCCGATCTCGGCCAAGACCGGCATCGGCATCGATCTGGTGCTGGAAGCGCTGGTCAATCGCCTGCCGGCGCCCAAGGGCGATCGGAACGCGCCGCTCAAGGCATTGCTGGTGGATAGCTGGTACGATGCCTATCTGGGCGTCGTCGTGCTGTTCCGCGTCGTCGATGGCGTGCTGAAGAAGGGCATGAAGATCAAGTTCATGTCGTCCGGCGCCGTGCATCCGGTCGAACGTGTCGGCATCACCACGCCGAAAAAGGTCATGGTCGATGAACTCGGCCCCGGCGAGATGGGCTTCTTCACCGCCGCGATCAAGGAAGTGGCCGACACCTCCGTCGGCGACACCATCACCGAAGACAAGCGCCAGGCGGCCGAAGCCCTGCCGGGCTTTAAACCCTCCGTGCCGGTGGTGTTCTGCGGACTGTATCCGATTGATGCCGGCGCCTTCCCGGAACTGCGCGAAAGCCTGGGCAAGCTGCGGCTCAACGATGCCAGCTTCCATTTCGAGATGGAGAGTTCGGCAGCACTGGGCTTCGGCTTCCGCTGCGGCTTCCTGGGGCTCCTGCATCTGGAAATTATCCAGGAGCGGCTGGAACGCGAATTTAATCTCGACCTGATCACCACCGCGCCGAGCGTGATCTATCACGTCTACAAGACCGACGGTTCGATGGAAGAAGTGCACAATCCGGCCGACATGCCGGATGTCATGCAGATCGACCATATCGACGAGCCGTGGATCAAGGCCACCGTGATGGTGCCCGACGAATATCTCGGTGCGATTCTCAAGCTGTGCGAAGACAAGCGCAGTCGCCAGATCGAACTCACCTATGCCGGCAATCGCGCCATGGTGGTCTATCGCCTGCCGCTCAATGAAGTGGTGTTCGATTTCTACGACCGCCTCAAGTCGGTCAGCCGCGGCTATGCCAGCTTTGATTACCAGATGGATGGCTACGAGGCCGGCAACCTGGTGAAGATGACCATCCTGGTGAACAACGAGAATGTCGACGCGCTGGCCAGCATCGTCTATGCCGGCCGCGCCGAGACGCGCGGTCGTCAGCTCTGCGAGCGCCTCAAGGAACTGATCCCGCGCCAGATGTTCAAGATCGCCATCCAAGCCGCCATCGGCGGCCGTATCGTGGCCAGAGAAGACATCTCGGCCTTGCGCAAGGACGTGCTCGCCAAATGCTACGGCGGCGACATCAGCCGCAAGCGCAAGCTGCTGGAGAAGCAGAAAGAGGGCAAGAAGCGCATGCGTAATGTCGGCAATGTCGAGATTCCGCAGGAAGCCTTCATCGCCGCGCTCAAGATCTCGGACAATTAA
- a CDS encoding class I SAM-dependent methyltransferase — protein MTPSDLEAVKTRQQAAWSSGDYAIVGTTLQIVGEQLCESLDLRPGARVLDVAAGNGNASLAAARRWASVTSTDYVPELLERGRERAGAERLDISFRTADAEALPFTDHSFDVVVSTFGVMFTANHDRAAGELLRVCRPGGKIGLANWTPDGFIGEMFRILGRYIAPPPGTRPPPQWGSLARIEEMFAANADIQAERRVFNFRYRSAEHWLHIFRSYYGPTLKAFAALPAAAQAALEEDLLANVRQFNHAGDGTMVVPSEYLEAIIVTR, from the coding sequence ATGACACCCTCCGATCTCGAAGCGGTCAAGACGCGGCAGCAGGCCGCCTGGTCGTCGGGTGATTATGCAATTGTGGGGACGACATTGCAGATCGTCGGCGAGCAGCTGTGCGAAAGCCTCGATCTGCGGCCCGGCGCCAGGGTGCTGGATGTCGCGGCCGGCAACGGCAATGCCAGCCTGGCGGCGGCACGGCGCTGGGCCAGCGTCACCTCCACCGATTATGTGCCCGAGCTGCTGGAGCGCGGTCGCGAACGCGCCGGCGCCGAACGGCTGGATATCAGCTTCCGCACCGCCGATGCCGAGGCGCTGCCGTTCACCGACCACAGCTTCGATGTCGTGGTTTCCACTTTCGGCGTGATGTTCACCGCCAACCATGACCGCGCCGCCGGCGAACTGCTGCGCGTCTGCCGGCCGGGCGGCAAGATCGGGCTGGCCAACTGGACGCCGGACGGCTTCATCGGCGAGATGTTCAGAATCCTCGGCCGCTATATCGCGCCGCCGCCGGGCACCCGGCCGCCGCCGCAATGGGGCTCGCTCGCGCGGATCGAGGAGATGTTTGCAGCAAATGCCGATATTCAGGCCGAACGGCGGGTGTTCAATTTCCGCTATCGCTCGGCCGAACACTGGCTGCATATCTTCCGCAGCTATTACGGCCCGACGCTGAAGGCCTTTGCCGCCCTGCCCGCCGCCGCGCAGGCGGCGCTGGAGGAAGATCTGCTGGCCAACGTGCGGCAGTTCAACCATGCCGGCGATGGCACGATGGTGGTGCCGTCGGAATATCTGGAGGCAATAATCGTGACGCGCTAA
- the mddA gene encoding methanethiol S-methyltransferase encodes MGGFLALVYGLGCYLIFFVTFSYAIGFVGNILVPKSIDGPVQSSLTSASMAEALVINTLLLGAFAIQHSVMARPGFKRLWTRIVPKSVERSTYVLFASLILALLCWQWRPMPAPVWVVEHPVGVLVLQATFWLGFGLVLLSTFLIDHFELFGLRQVVGRLLKRELPGPVFHLPWVYRQVRHPLYLGFIIAFWSAPVMSQGHLFFAIACTAYIFIGIFFEERDLIDTFGDTYRNYRKQVGMLIPRLGGGATPEK; translated from the coding sequence ATGGGCGGATTTCTTGCACTTGTGTATGGCCTGGGCTGTTACCTGATCTTCTTTGTCACCTTCAGCTATGCCATCGGATTCGTCGGCAACATCCTGGTGCCCAAGAGCATCGATGGTCCGGTCCAGTCTTCACTCACCTCGGCCTCCATGGCCGAAGCGCTGGTGATCAACACGCTGCTGCTCGGCGCCTTTGCCATCCAGCACAGCGTGATGGCGCGGCCAGGCTTCAAGCGGCTGTGGACCAGGATCGTGCCCAAATCGGTCGAGCGCAGCACCTATGTGCTGTTCGCCAGCCTGATCCTCGCGCTGCTGTGCTGGCAGTGGCGGCCGATGCCCGCGCCGGTCTGGGTGGTGGAGCATCCCGTCGGTGTGCTGGTGCTGCAGGCCACCTTCTGGCTCGGCTTCGGCCTGGTGCTGCTCAGCACCTTCCTGATCGACCATTTCGAACTCTTCGGTCTGCGCCAGGTGGTCGGCCGCCTGCTGAAGCGCGAACTGCCGGGTCCGGTCTTCCATCTGCCCTGGGTGTATCGCCAGGTGCGGCATCCGCTCTATCTCGGCTTCATCATCGCCTTCTGGTCGGCGCCGGTGATGAGCCAGGGCCATTTGTTCTTCGCGATCGCGTGCACGGCCTACATCTTCATCGGCATCTTCTTCGAGGAGCGCGACCTGATCGACACCTTCGGCGATACCTATCGCAACTATCGCAAGCAGGTCGGCATGCTGATCCCGCGCCTCGGCGGCGGCGCGACGCCGGAGAAATAG
- a CDS encoding BTAD domain-containing putative transcriptional regulator, which yields MTTQSRAMQDGTSAGTRAGAAPLQLRLLGPLRVTRDATAIALPASRKVRALLGYLAMTAQPVPRSQLCDLLWDGPNDPRGELRWCLSRIRAVIDAPPCSSRVETQDDSVGLRLDNTCLDAAEVTAAVQGGLEHLPQDELHRLAGLFAGEFLEGLDADRMPAFNTWLMAQRRHLRGLRVALLEQIVAHGDASATLPWLEQWQQLMPFDLRVHEKLLQTLARQGRFAEGEAHLQATVRLFESEELEHRPLRTAWQTARQRSHPVLPRIEPAAATPAAGLPILESMRRASIAVMPFRDSNAPSSIADWLTTDVIVRLARLRSLLVISQGTTLALRDRWVSPEDAARLLNVDYLVNGSFSRQNGRLGITVELAETRTGRILWTEAFDRKAEDALLAFDEIGSSVADRITNEVDAAERRHAILKPPASLTAWEAYHRGMWHFYRFDREENRKAQQCFEMALQLDPTFSRAHAGLSFTHYQNAFQGWAADRAQEAERAYATASQGLMADDRDPAVHEVMGRALWLRDQLDGALTELETAIDLSPNFVPGHYTFSFFHCLAGDPQAAITASDHSREISPFDPLMFAMLASRAVALLRLKRFDEASDWALRAAARPNAHLHVQALSAYALGLADRLSDAKAGMARIRKHWPSYNVETYLSAMRLAPEGAAMVRNVARRVDA from the coding sequence ATGACGACACAGAGCCGGGCAATGCAGGACGGGACCAGCGCCGGAACCCGCGCGGGAGCCGCGCCGCTGCAGCTGCGCCTGCTCGGCCCCCTGCGCGTGACCCGTGACGCCACTGCCATTGCACTGCCGGCCTCGCGCAAGGTGCGCGCGCTGCTCGGCTACCTTGCCATGACGGCGCAGCCGGTGCCACGCAGCCAGCTCTGCGACCTGCTGTGGGACGGTCCGAACGATCCGCGCGGCGAGTTGCGCTGGTGCCTGAGCCGCATCCGTGCCGTGATCGATGCACCTCCCTGTTCCAGCCGCGTCGAGACGCAGGATGACAGCGTAGGCCTGCGGCTGGACAATACCTGTCTGGATGCCGCCGAGGTGACCGCTGCCGTGCAGGGCGGGCTCGAGCACCTGCCGCAGGACGAGCTGCACAGGCTGGCCGGATTATTCGCCGGCGAGTTTCTGGAAGGCCTGGATGCCGACCGCATGCCGGCCTTCAACACCTGGCTGATGGCGCAGCGCCGCCACCTGCGCGGCCTGCGCGTTGCGCTGCTGGAGCAGATCGTGGCACACGGCGACGCCTCTGCCACCCTGCCCTGGCTGGAACAGTGGCAGCAGCTGATGCCCTTCGATCTGCGGGTGCATGAAAAGCTGCTGCAGACATTGGCCAGGCAGGGCCGCTTCGCCGAGGGTGAGGCGCATCTGCAGGCGACGGTGCGGCTGTTCGAGTCCGAAGAGCTGGAACACCGGCCGCTGCGCACCGCCTGGCAGACGGCGCGTCAGCGCAGCCATCCTGTGTTGCCGCGCATCGAACCGGCCGCGGCCACTCCAGCGGCCGGCCTGCCGATCCTTGAGTCGATGCGGCGCGCCTCGATTGCCGTGATGCCGTTCCGCGACAGCAACGCCCCTTCCAGCATCGCCGACTGGCTGACCACCGACGTGATCGTGCGGCTGGCACGGCTGCGCAGCCTGCTGGTGATCTCACAGGGCACGACGCTGGCGCTGCGCGACCGCTGGGTTTCGCCCGAGGATGCTGCGCGGCTGCTCAATGTCGATTATCTGGTGAACGGCAGTTTCAGCCGCCAGAATGGCCGCCTCGGCATCACCGTCGAACTGGCCGAGACGCGCACGGGCCGCATCCTGTGGACCGAGGCCTTCGATCGCAAGGCAGAGGACGCGCTGCTGGCCTTCGACGAGATCGGCAGCAGCGTGGCGGATCGCATCACCAACGAGGTGGATGCCGCTGAGCGCCGGCACGCCATCCTGAAACCGCCGGCGTCGCTGACCGCCTGGGAGGCCTATCACCGCGGCATGTGGCATTTCTACCGGTTCGATCGCGAGGAAAACCGCAAGGCGCAGCAGTGTTTCGAGATGGCCCTGCAGCTCGATCCGACCTTTTCGCGCGCCCATGCCGGGCTGTCGTTCACGCATTACCAGAATGCCTTCCAGGGCTGGGCCGCCGACCGCGCGCAGGAGGCTGAACGCGCCTATGCCACCGCCAGCCAGGGCCTGATGGCCGATGACCGCGATCCGGCGGTGCATGAGGTGATGGGCCGCGCGCTGTGGCTGCGCGACCAGCTGGATGGCGCACTGACCGAGCTGGAAACCGCCATTGACCTGAGCCCGAATTTCGTGCCGGGACACTATACATTCTCGTTCTTCCACTGCCTGGCCGGCGATCCGCAGGCCGCGATCACGGCATCGGATCATTCGCGCGAGATCAGCCCCTTCGATCCGCTGATGTTCGCCATGCTGGCGAGCCGCGCCGTCGCGCTGCTGCGGCTCAAGCGCTTCGACGAGGCCTCCGACTGGGCCCTGCGCGCGGCAGCCCGTCCCAATGCGCATCTGCATGTGCAGGCCCTGAGCGCCTATGCGCTCGGCCTGGCCGACCGCCTGTCGGATGCCAAAGCCGGCATGGCGCGCATCCGAAAGCACTGGCCGTCCTATAATGTCGAGACTTATCTCTCGGCCATGCGGCTGGCGCCCGAAGGGGCTGCGATGGTGCGCAACGTGGCGCGCCGCGTCGATGCCTGA
- the pheT gene encoding phenylalanine--tRNA ligase subunit beta produces the protein MKFTLAWLKSHLDTSASLDEIAAKLTAIGLEVEGIEDRAAIFAPFIVAEVKKAEQHPNADKLRVCEVFTGTETIQVVCGAPNARAGMKGIFAPAGSTVPGTQLLLKATTIRGVASNGMLCSEREMGLTDEHTGIIDLPLDTPLGAPMAKVFGLDDPVIEIKLTPNRGDCLGVRGIARDLAAAGLGTLKPYAVPSIKGSFKSPIGVSLDFPAGVENACPVFAGRYIRGVKNGPSPAWLQQRLKAIGLRPISALVDITNFFTYDLGRPLHVFDAAKVKGNITARLAKTGEKLLALDGKEYTLDDSITVIADENGPEGLGGVMGGEHTGCSFDTTEVFLESAWFDPVRTATTGRKLGIHSDARHRFERIVDPAFIQGGVEVGTQMILDLCGGEASEVVLAGKAPDWKKTVSLRPSRLLGLVGFDLPVAEQTRILESLGFTIAKSGDVLSVDVPSWRPDIDGEADLVEEIARQHGFDAIPAEPLPPLRAVPAPAVSAGQRRVRVARRALAARGLTEAVTYSFIRGTEAEVFGGGQEELRLVNPISADMDTMRPSILPGLIATAKRNMDRGQMDVALFEIGPQYASVAMDGQSIVATGLRRGATGARHWRDRPRNVDGYDAKADALAALSAAGVDTAPLMVMDGAPGWYHPGRSGTLRLGPKTVLATFGELHPRVLQTLDIKGPVVAFEVWLERIPASRGKAGVRTKPALKLAELQAVERDFAFIVDADVQAENLLKAVRGSDKALIARASVFDVFSGAGIPEGKKSLAITVRLEPQQQTLTDAEIEAVAKKIVAAAEKACGATLRA, from the coding sequence ATGAAATTCACGCTCGCCTGGCTCAAGAGCCATCTCGACACCTCTGCGTCGCTGGATGAAATCGCCGCGAAGCTGACCGCCATCGGCCTGGAAGTGGAAGGCATCGAGGATCGCGCCGCGATCTTCGCGCCTTTCATCGTGGCCGAGGTGAAAAAGGCCGAGCAGCATCCCAATGCCGACAAGCTGCGGGTCTGCGAAGTCTTCACCGGCACCGAAACCATCCAGGTCGTCTGCGGCGCGCCGAATGCGCGCGCCGGCATGAAGGGGATTTTCGCGCCGGCCGGCTCGACCGTGCCGGGCACGCAACTGCTGCTGAAAGCGACCACCATTCGCGGCGTGGCCTCGAACGGCATGCTCTGCTCCGAACGCGAGATGGGCCTGACCGACGAGCATACCGGCATCATCGACCTGCCGCTCGACACGCCGCTGGGCGCTCCGATGGCCAAGGTCTTCGGCCTCGATGATCCCGTGATCGAGATCAAGCTGACGCCGAACCGCGGCGACTGTCTGGGTGTGCGCGGCATTGCGCGCGATCTGGCCGCGGCCGGTCTCGGCACGCTCAAGCCTTACGCGGTGCCGTCGATCAAGGGCAGCTTCAAGAGTCCGATCGGCGTGTCGCTCGATTTCCCGGCCGGCGTGGAAAATGCCTGCCCGGTTTTCGCCGGGCGTTACATTCGTGGCGTGAAGAACGGTCCGTCGCCGGCCTGGCTGCAGCAGCGCCTCAAGGCCATTGGTCTGCGTCCGATTTCGGCTCTGGTCGATATCACCAACTTCTTCACCTACGATCTCGGCCGCCCGCTGCATGTCTTCGATGCCGCCAAGGTGAAGGGCAACATCACCGCCCGTCTGGCCAAGACCGGCGAAAAGCTGCTGGCGCTGGACGGCAAGGAATACACGCTCGACGACAGCATCACTGTCATCGCCGACGAGAACGGCCCGGAAGGCCTTGGCGGTGTGATGGGTGGCGAACATACCGGCTGTTCCTTCGACACCACCGAGGTCTTCCTCGAATCCGCCTGGTTCGATCCGGTGCGCACGGCCACCACCGGCCGCAAGCTCGGCATTCATTCCGATGCGCGCCATCGCTTCGAGCGCATCGTCGATCCCGCCTTCATCCAGGGCGGCGTCGAGGTCGGCACGCAGATGATCCTCGATCTCTGCGGCGGCGAGGCCTCCGAGGTCGTGCTGGCCGGCAAGGCGCCCGACTGGAAAAAGACCGTCAGCTTGAGGCCCTCGCGCCTCCTCGGCCTGGTCGGTTTCGATCTGCCGGTCGCGGAGCAGACCCGCATCCTGGAATCGCTTGGCTTCACGATTGCCAAAAGCGGCGATGTCCTGTCGGTCGATGTGCCGTCCTGGCGTCCCGATATCGACGGCGAAGCCGATCTGGTCGAGGAAATCGCGCGCCAGCATGGTTTCGACGCCATTCCGGCCGAACCATTGCCGCCTTTGCGCGCCGTGCCAGCGCCGGCCGTGAGCGCCGGGCAGCGTCGCGTGCGTGTCGCCCGTCGTGCGCTCGCCGCGCGTGGCCTCACCGAAGCCGTCACTTACTCCTTCATCCGCGGCACGGAAGCCGAAGTCTTCGGCGGCGGGCAGGAGGAATTGCGTCTGGTCAATCCGATCAGCGCCGATATGGACACGATGCGGCCCTCGATCCTGCCCGGCCTGATTGCGACGGCGAAACGCAACATGGATCGTGGCCAGATGGATGTCGCGCTGTTCGAGATCGGACCGCAATATGCCTCTGTTGCCATGGATGGCCAGTCCATCGTGGCGACCGGCCTGCGTCGCGGCGCCACTGGCGCACGCCACTGGCGCGACCGCCCGCGTAACGTCGATGGCTACGATGCCAAGGCCGATGCGCTCGCCGCGCTGTCTGCGGCCGGCGTCGACACCGCGCCGCTGATGGTGATGGATGGCGCACCCGGCTGGTATCATCCGGGCCGCTCGGGCACCTTGCGCCTTGGCCCGAAAACCGTGCTGGCCACCTTTGGCGAATTGCATCCGCGCGTGCTGCAGACTCTCGACATCAAGGGACCGGTCGTGGCCTTTGAAGTCTGGCTCGAACGTATCCCGGCCAGCCGTGGCAAGGCGGGTGTCCGCACCAAGCCGGCGCTGAAGCTGGCCGAACTGCAGGCGGTGGAGCGCGATTTCGCCTTCATTGTCGATGCGGATGTGCAGGCGGAAAATCTGCTGAAAGCCGTGCGCGGGTCAGACAAGGCGCTGATCGCACGCGCCTCCGTGTTCGACGTCTTCTCCGGCGCGGGCATCCCCGAGGGCAAGAAGTCGCTGGCGATCACCGTGCGGCTTGAGCCGCAACAGCAGACGCTGACCGATGCCGAGATCGAGGCGGTGGCGAAGAAGATCGTGGCAGCGGCCGAGAAGGCCTGCGGCGCCACGCTCCGTGCGTAA
- a CDS encoding PaaI family thioesterase, producing the protein MKKLQLLAGFLETNGPLWGRLHEDDGLPVMGFRVELRHCNPMQICHGGMLMTFADMLLSFTCGIGAGGRKFMPTIQLSGDYVGPAPLGSWVEGHGRLLRTTRNLAFAEAMITADGAPCLRTSGIMKIPSQETREGNILALFN; encoded by the coding sequence ATGAAAAAGCTGCAGCTGCTCGCCGGTTTCCTCGAAACCAACGGGCCGCTTTGGGGTCGGCTGCATGAAGACGACGGACTGCCGGTGATGGGGTTCCGCGTCGAGCTGCGGCACTGCAATCCGATGCAGATCTGCCATGGCGGCATGCTGATGACCTTTGCCGACATGCTGCTGAGCTTCACCTGCGGCATCGGCGCCGGCGGCAGGAAGTTCATGCCGACGATTCAGTTGTCGGGCGACTATGTCGGCCCGGCGCCGCTGGGCAGCTGGGTCGAAGGCCATGGCCGCCTGCTGCGCACCACGCGTAACCTCGCCTTTGCCGAGGCAATGATCACCGCCGATGGCGCGCCCTGTCTGCGCACCTCCGGCATCATGAAGATTCCGAGCCAGGAAACCCGCGAAGGCAACATCCTCGCGCTGTTCAACTGA